A window of Desulfurellaceae bacterium genomic DNA:
GCCGTATCAATGACCTGGCCGCGCCCGCCGTTCACATCCCGGTGGTACAGGGCCAGCATGATGCCCAGGGCCGAAAACATGCCGGCCAGGGAATCGCCGATGCTCACCCCCACCCGACCGGGCGGCCGGTCGGGGAAGCCGACGCTGTGGCGCAGCCCGCCAAACGCTTCGGCCACTGCGGCAAAGCCGGGCTTGTGGCGGTTCGGTCCGGTCTGACCGTAGCCCGACACCCGGGCAAATATCAGACCCGGGTTGCGCTCGCGCAGCACCTCATAGCCCAGCCCCCAGCCCTCGAACGTGCCGGGCCGGAAGTTCTCCAGCACCACATCGGCTTGAGCCGCCAGCCGGCGCAGGATGTCCTGTCCTTCGGGCAGGCGCAGGTTGAGCGTAATACACCGCTTATTGCGGGCGATGTTGGGCCACCACAGGCTCTTGCCGTCCAGCAGCGCCTGTCCGGTCGCGCGCATGGGATCGCCCTGATCGGGCGGCTCGACCTTGATGACCTGGGCGCCGAAATCGGCCAGCAGGCGGGCGCAAAACGGAGCGGCCAGCAGCACCCCACACTCGATGACGCGGATGCCGCTCAGCGGGCCGGCACTCGGAGGCGAATCAGCATTCATAGGCACATACTGCTCAATCCTGGCCGGAACATAGGCCCAAAACCCGGGGGGGTCAAGGCGGCCCCAGTGCCTCAGCCCGCGTCCCGCACTGCCCGCCCATACTTGCGGCACAGACCGCGAAACTGGTGATAGGTGAGGCCCAGGCTCTCGGCCGCCCGGCGCTGATTGTATTTGGCCCGGCTGAGCGCTTTTCGCACCAGAGCGATCTCCAACTCTTGCACGGCCTGGGTAAAGGGTTTGGTCTCGACATGTTGGGCTTCCGGCTCGGCTGGCTTGTCGCCCGACTGTGGTCCGGCCTCAAAGGGAGACCGAAAGGGGTTAAAAAGAATGGCCTCCTCAGTGACGTGAGCTACTTGGCTGTCATCAGACCGAGATACCGCCCGTTCCACGACATTCTTGAGTTCACGGATATTGCCCGGCCAGGGGTAGGCTTCGAGCGCGGCAACCGCCCCAGGACTGAACTGGGGGATGGCGTGCCGACCGAGTTCGACGGCCATGCGGCCGGCAAAGTGCCGGGCCAGCAGCAGAATGTCCGATTGGCGCTCGCGCAGGGGCGGCACGAACACGACCTCAAAGGATAGACGGTCCAAGAGATCGGGTTTGAAGCGGCCCTGCCTCACCAGCTGGGCCAGATCGGCGTTGGTCGCTCCGATGATCCGCACATCGGCCTGAATCGGCTGTGAGCCGCCGACCCGTTCAAAGCTGCCGTACTCCACAACGCGCAGGATTTTCTCCTGCACCTCGAGCGGCAGCTGGCCGATCTCGTCCAAAAACAGGGTTCCGCCGTCCGCCGCCTCGAAGCGCCCGGCTCGGCGCCCAACAGCTCCGGTAAACGCGCCCGGCTCATGCCCGAAGAGTTCGGACTCGATCAGGCTCGGAGCCAGGGCCGCACAGTTGAGGGCCAGCAGGGGTCCCTGCCAGCGTGGCGACAGATAGTGGAGACGCGAGACGGCCAGCTCTTTTCCCGAGCCCCGTTCGCCGATCAACAGCGCCGGCCGGTTGACCCGGGCGATCCGTGACAACCGCTCCTGAAATTCCAGAAAAATCTCCGACTGACCGATGGCCTCGGTGCGGCCGACGTGGGGCACCTCACCGGCCGTCTGGGCACCTCGATCATCTTGCATAGAAGCGTATTTTTCCATGGCTTTTGAAGCCATTATACGGTGATATTCGCAAAAAGATAGTGAAAAAAGCCAAGTCCATATTCTGTTCGATTCTGGCAAACAGCTGATATTCCTCAACTTTTCGATTTTTCGCAGTTTGGCACACTCCCTGCTCTCATGTACTCCAAGACCACAAGCAAACGGAGGACACATCATGGGAGTTTTCAGCCGACTCAGCGACATCATCAGCTCCAACATCAACGCCATGCTGGACCGGGCCGAAGACCCGGAAAAAATGGTACGGCTCATGATCCAGGAGATGGAGGACACGCTGGTCGAAATCAAGGCCTCGTGCGCGGGCGCGATGGCCGCCAAAAAGCGCATCCAACGTGACCTCGAACACGTCCACACCCGGGTCGCCGGCTGGGAGGACAAGGCCCAGCTGGCCGTCAGCAGGGGCCGCGAGGATCTGGCCCGTGAGGCGCTGCTGGAAAAGCGGCGCTATAGAGAACGGGCCGCAGCGCTCGAAGAAGAGCTGCTCCACAGCGGAGAACTCATCGAGCAGTATCAGTCCGATATTGCCCAGCTGGAGGATAAGCTCAGCGCGGCCCGCGAAAAGCAGCGGCTTCTGGTCCAGCGCCACATCCGGGCCCAAAAGCACAAACGCGCCCAGGCCGACATCCGCCGTTTTGAGAACAGCGATGCGGTGCTCCGCTTCGAGCAGTTTGAGAGCCGGGTCGAGCGCCTCGAAGCCGAGGCCGAGCTGGTCAACGTCCATCGCAAGCCCAGCCTTGAAGAAGAGTTTGACCGTCTCGAAGGCGACGAGGAGATCGAGCGAGAGCTGGCCAGCCTCAAGGCTGCGGCGGCCAAGCGGTCGGCCGACAGCTAGAAAGGGGGAGATATGGCGGCACTCTACGCATTGTCACCGATCAGCTGGGTCCATGTGATTGCCAGCCTGATAGCTCTGCTGCTGGGCGGCCTGCTAGTAGGGGGCCAGAAGGGAACGGCCAGCCATAGAAAGCGGGGCAAATGGTATTTCTATGCCATGCTGGTCACAAACCTGACCGCGCTGCTGATCTATCAGTTCGGCAGCTTCTTTTTTCCCCACTGGCTCGCCATCATTACCCTGGTGACCGTCTGTATCGGCTACTGGGCGATTGCCACCCAGGCCATCCGGCACTGGCTGGCGGTCCACCTGACGTGCATGATCGTCAGCTATTACATGCTGTGGGGCGCCACCGTCAACGAGGCGTTTTTACACATCCCGTCGCTCAGGCAACTGGCCGAGCAAGCCGACAACCCGGCGCTCGGCCTGGCTCACCTGGGGGTGATGCTGGTCTTTGTCGCGATCCTTATCGTTTCCGCTGTTCGCACCAGGAATCTGGGCGGAACGCTGATGGCGAACCCACCCGTACTCAAGACAAGAGGGACGAGATGAACGCAGGCACCTTGGCGGTTTTGCTCATCTTCGGCACCGGCTTTGTGGCGGTCACCGGAGGGCTGGCCCTGGCCGCCCTCAAGATCCTCAAAGGCAGCCCCCGCCGTGACAGCCAACTCGACAGCGAGGAAGCCAGACTCATGCAGGAACTCTACCAGGGGCTGTCGCGCCTGGAAGAACGCATCGAGGCGCTGGAGACGCTGGTGCTCGACCAGGACAGACCTCACACCAAAGGAGACCGACCATGACATCCGCCCCCCAGTCTCAGACCCAGCTGTATCGCTCCCGGGACGGAATGGTCTTGGGCGTGTGTAAAGGCATCGCCGACTACTTCGACTTCAGCCTGTTCCGGGTCCGGTGTGTGACCTTCGTCGTCTTCCTGTTTTCCGGCTTGTGGGCGGTGGGCGGGCTGTATCTCCTGGCCGCCCTGTTGATGAAGCCCGCGCCGGTCATTCCCCTGCAAACCAGCCAGGAGCAGGAGTTTTATCACTCTTACGCCGGCTCACGGGGCATGGCCCTGCAACGCCTGAAGCGCAGCTTTGACAAGCTCGACCGTCGTATCCAGCGCCTCGAACACCTGATCACGAGCCGCGAGCACGACTGGGAACGTCGTTTTCACACCTCCTAGCTCAGGCCCGAGCGAGCCGGCCGCCGGCCGCGATCTCAGCGGGCGAGGCGCGTTCCGCCCCGCGCCACCCTGACCCAGCTCCCAGCGGTCCTCGGACCCGGGCGAAATTTACTGGAGGGAATGTCGCATGACTACTGCAACGGAAACCGGCAACGGCCCACTCCAGGCGCGACGCGCCTTGTGGGCATCGGGTGTGTTCTATGTCCTTATCGCTTTTGAGTTCTTTTATATGGCCTCGCCATTTGCCGCGTATTTCTATGCGGTCTACGGTCCGGGGCTCGACTGGTTACAGGTCTCGGGAACGACGAGCTGGCTCATCCAGTTCTTCATGCCGCACCTGGTCGAGGAAACACGTTCGGTTCTGATCGATGGGCATGAATCCGTGGGGGTCGTCTTGTCCGTCGGCGGTCTGGCCGGGTTCGCGCTCGGGGCGATCCAGATCTATCGCGCCAAGCTGCGCCGGGAGGAGGCGGTCATGGGTGGGCTGTACCGCCATATCCGGCACCCGCAATACCTGGCGCTGATCGTGGCCAGCCTCGGCATGCTGCTGATCTGGCCGCGCTATCTGGTGCTCATGCTGACGGTGACGGTGGTCTTCATCTACATCGCCCTGGCCAGGGCCGAAGAGGGCAGATGTCTGCGCCAATTTCCCGGCTACGCCGCGTACATGCAGCGCACCGGCAGGTTTCTTCCGGCCCGGTTCAGCCTCAACATCGCCGTACGCTTTGGCGACAGCCGGCTGGCGCGTGTTGCGGGATGGGCGCTGAGCTATGTGAGCGTCCTTGGGCTGGCGCTTGTGCTTGCGTTTGGCATCCGGGTTCACACGCTGAACGCGCTTCATACCCATCAGACAGATGAAGGCGTGTATGTGTCGGTCGTCGAGATGACGGACGAGGACCTCGCTGCGGTAGCGACGCTTGCGCGGTCGGCGCCGGAAGCGCAGGCAGCCGTCGGGCAGAACGCGGCTGCTGAACTACGTCGTGCCGACGGAGATGTATATTTCGGAGATTCCGATGTTTCTGCCGCCCGGACAGGTCTTCGGACATGCCGTTCCGTCCGACCGCAACCCCGCTCTCTACAAGGTCATCTTCACCCAAGCCGTTTTCGGCGGCGAGGGACCGCCCCCAGGCGGCGACATCCTCTGGCAGGCGGTCAACAAGAAGCCGCTGGTGGAGGTCCACGTGGACCTGAAGGCCAAGACCGTCAGCGCGACCTTCCCGCCACCGGCAGAGCCGTTCTATGACAACCGGCAGGTACCGCTTTTCTGAGGAGGGGCCATGGCCGTGCGCTCAGGGAGTGATCCGCAGCCCGGTGAGCAAACGTTCTATACTGTGTTGGACTTCGGCCTTGGCGGTCGGCCGATCAGCGGCTTGGACGATGTAGAACGCCCCTTCGACTAAGGCGCCAAACCATAAACGAGCCAGCGCGCCAAGCGGCTGCGCGGCAATATAGCCCCGCTCCTGCAACCGCTCCAAGCTCTGGTGAATGAGGGTCAGCCCCGTCGGATTGGGTAGGGCGCTATTCAGAACGGCCGGACCATCGACATAGATCACCCGCTGAATGTCAGGAGCGGTGCACAGGTCCAGAAAGGTGTCGATGGCGGTCAGAATGCGCTGCCACTCGTCGCCCTCCGCCTCGGCCATACTCCGCGCAACCGCCTGCATCATAAGGCCTTCAATCTCGGTATAGACGGCGTAGAAGAGATCGGCTTTGTCTTTGAAGTGGTAATACAGCGCGCCTCGGGTCACCCGGGCGCGCTCTACAATGGCCTCGGTCGGCGTGGCGCCATACCCCCGCTCGGTAAACAGCGCCCGGGCGGCGGCCAGCAGGGCGGTCCGGGTTTCCTCTGATCGTTCGGCATTCGTGCGCCTGGTGCCCATTTATACTCCTCACCGTACAAGGACCCCCCATGCAGGTCCGGTCCCTAGTCGCTCTCGTCGGCCTCCTCGGCCAGCCGCCAGCCCAGGTCTTTGAGCAGGAACGGGGTCAGATCAACATCGTTGGCCGCGTCGAGATCGACGCTCAAAAAGGGTTCCATGAGCAGATCGGGCGAGGCGCTCGGATCAATATGGGCAATCGACGAGCCCGGCTCAACCGGGTCGGGCGCATACAGCCGGACAAAACCGTTGGGGTCGGCTCCGACCAGACGCTTGGGGTTGAGTCTGAGCGCGGCTCGCACGTCTGTTCGTGGCAGAGCGGCCAGCAGCCCATCGCCGTGGTGGTGCGAGATGCTGACGGCCGGGATACGACCCTGGCTGTGCGGCGCGTCCATGATCAGCGCCCCGCCGGGCTCGGTATTCCGAATCACAGCGGCGCTGGCTCCGGCCGCTTCGGCGTGGGCGACCTTGAGCGCAAACGGACAGTTGCCACGGTTGATGAACGCGATGCGGCCGCGCAGTTTTTGCTCCAGCGGCTCACAGCCATCAGTCGAGTCTCCGATCCGATCATTCACCAGCTCGACCCCGACATATGTCTCCTCAACATCCGGAGCCGGCCCGAAATCCGCCCGGGTCACCGGATACGTCCCGGCCAGACCAGGCGGAGCCTCAACGATCAACTCGGCCTGCCAGTCCAGGATGTCCCGGGCGGCTCGGGTTGTTGCCGGCCCGTCCCAGACGATGTGGTCACGGCTGACCTGGGCGTCGAGCAGCTCCTCGGCGTTCATCTCATGAAAATGCTTGTCGGTGGTGGTGTTGAGGCTGAAGACCGCATAGCGGTCGGGGAGATCTAAGGGCGTCTGGCCCGAGGTCTCATCAATCAGGCTGGTCAGTCCCAGCCCGTGGGCAAACTCGTGCATGGCCACATTCAGCAGCGCAATATCGCCCGCAGCCGGGGCATTGTCAAAGCCGTAGTACCAGTTGCCGGGCAAGCAGGCGCTGTTGTCGTCCACCTTGCCGTTAAAATAGACCACGATGTCGTCCTGGAAGGGTGGTTTGAGCAGTTCCGCAGCCGCCCGTCCGGGGTGCAGGTCAAAACCCGCCAGCTGGTTGGCCAGCGCCGCAGGATACCACGTATCCGCGTCGATAGATGTCGCCGGAAAGTTGGCAAACACGCGGATCGGGCCGGCCGCCCCCAGCACGGCCGTGGTCGGACTGCACGGCAGCGACTGAAAGGTCGCCTGGATCACGATATTCACGTCGCCTTCGAGCAGGCCGCTCCACAGCTCGGCGGCCAGGCGCAGCACGTTCAGCCGCTGCTCGCCCAGCGTCCGACCCGGATTGCCGCCGACCGGACTGAGCGGAGCGGGATCGTTGAGGCCCACCTCGACCGCATCGACATTGTTGATCCGAATCGTCACCTCGGCCCGGACCGGCGCGGTCAGGACCAGCAGGCCCAGCCAGCACATGCCGAGACCCACGAGCCGGGCGACTCGCATTACTCCTCCGCCCGCAGCGGCAGCTGGTGGCCGCCCGTTTCGAGAACGGCCGCCGCCTGTTCCAGACCCGACACACAGCTCATGTCCGGCAGCCCGTGTTCGTTGACCTGGGCGACAGAGAAGTTCAAACGCTCCGTGCCGACCACAACCGAGATTGTGCCGTCAGCGAAATAGGTCGGCGCGCGGGGCGCAGAGCGAAACTGGTGGCGCAGGGCAGCGGCCAGGGACTTACGCTGAGTCGGGCTGGGGGGCCGCAGCCGGCCCGTATCGGGATCGGTCCCGACCTGAATGTGGGCGCGCCCGGCCGCCGCCGGCGCGGCGGCCGGAACAGGCGGAGCGGTGCTTGTGGCTTGGTCTGCCGCGGTCTCAGAGGCCTGCTGCGGTCGGGGGGCGGGCGCCTGTTCTCGCAGCACGGTCATCAGGGCCAGCGCCAGGACCAGTCCGACCAGCAGCGCCGTGCCCGGCCCTTTTCTATCCACCAAAATAGCTCCTGGGATTATCGACCGTCATGGTCCGAATCGTGCCCTCGCTCACGCCGGCTTTGCTGAGCTGAGGCAGGATGTTCTTCATGATGTGGGAATAGCTCCAATTGGGGCAGGCGTCCATGAATTTCTGCCAGTCGTCGCTCACCCGGCCCAGCCAGCAGCTGACGTGGTCGTGGGACAGCATAATGCGATCAAAGCCGACCGCCAGCAGGCCGATCAGCGAGGCCAGGCGCATCTTGTCCGAGGCGATCGTTTCCACCCCGAAACGATCAAAGCCGATCCAGGCGCCCCGCTCAAGAATGGCGAAGTAGTAGCGCATATCGCCGACCCCGCAGGCATGGCCGATCAGCACGCTGTTGAAATCCACGCCCTCGTCTTCAAACACGTCGAGCGTCTGGCGTCCCAGCGGCCCGAGTTCGTCGTTGTGGCACAGGATCGGGGCGCCGGTTGCCTTGTGAGCCCGGGCGGCGGCCCGCAAACAGGTTTCCTCACACGGAGCGATGTCGGTCGCGGTTTCGGTCATGCCCGGAATCCCGCCGGTCGCGGTCTTGATGATGCCCGGCTTGATACCGGTGTCGTTCATCCCCTCGGTCAGCTCACGCTCGTAGACCTCGGCGATGGCGTCGGCGTCCAGGCTGCGGAAGTGGGGCGGAATACCCAGCGCCTCGTTGTACAGGCCGGTCGCCATGATGATCTGGACGCCCGACTTCTCGGCCGCCTCAAGGGCGAACTCGGGGTCCCGACCCAGCTCCATAGGACACGGATCGACAAACGAGGTCACCCCCAGAGCTTTGATCTCCTTGAGCTTATCGACCACCTTTGCCATTTCGCCCGGCCGGTCAAAGCTGGCATTGTCAAACTCCCAGCCGGGGAAGCCGGCCGTCAGGTGTTCGTGGATCAGGGTAAAGCCCAAGTCCTCGGGCGTACAGGTTCCGGTTACGGTGTGAATCGTCGGCATATGCGACTCCTTTCCTAGAGATACTGCAAGAAATACAGATTATTCCCGTCAGGGTCTTTGAAGGCCGCAATCCGGGCGCCCCAGTCCTGATCCTCGGGTTCACCCAGGAAGCTGATGCCCTTGGCCCGACACTCGGCGTAGGACTGCTTCACGTCGTCAACCAGGAAGCTGATATGATCCAGACCGGGCGGATTGTTGGCCAGGCTGGCCTCTCGCCCAACGGCTTGAGGGCTATGCCTGGTCTGAAACAGAAACAGCACGGCGGTCTCCGAGGTCATGGTACAGCCCTTCACATCCGCCTCGTAGTCATCGCCTTTCTGAAACCCCAGCTTTTCATAAAAGGCGACGGAACGCGCCAGATCGGTCACCGCCACGCCAACATTATCAATGCCCTTGAGCATAGGCTGTCCTCCTTTGCTGTTGGTATGCTCCCCCGCCCTAGCCGCTCAGCTCTTTCCACACCGTGCCGATGATCCGTAGGGCGTCGTGGATATGCCGCCGGGTCAATCCGTAGTGGGTCACCGCCCGCAGACGCCCCCGGCCCAGGTCGCCGATCCTGACCCCGGCGTCGGCCAGCCGGGCGACCAGCATGGTCTCGTCAATCCGCTCGTCTGCAATCCGAAAAATCACCAGATTGGTCTGGACGGTTTCCAGGTCCAGCCGCAGGCCGGGCAGCTCGGCCAGGCCGTGGGCCAGAATCCGGGCGTTGGCGTGGTCCTCTTCAAGGCGTTCGACCATGTCGGTCAGGGCCACAATGCCGGCTGCGGCAATAATCCCGGCCTGCCGCATCCCGCCCCCCAGCATTTTGCGGTAGCGCCGGGCCTGGGCAATGAATGCGGCCCGGCCACACACCAGCGACCCGACCGGGGCGGCCAAGCCCTTGGACAGACAGAACTGGACCGAGTCAACCTGACGGGTCAGCTCCGCGACCGTGCAGCCCCTGGCGACCGCAGCGTTAAAAATCCGCGAGCCATCCATATGCACCGGCAGCTCGAAGCCGTCGGCCAGCATGCGGACGGACTCCAGATACGACGCCGACAAGACCGTGCCACCACAGCGGTTGTGGGTATTTTCCAGACACACTACCCCGGCCGGCGCGGCGTGAATATCGCTCGCGGCCGGCCGAACGGCCCGCTCCAGATCAGCCACGGCCAGCTCGCCAAACCGCCCGGTCGGCACCGGGTGGAACACGCAGCCGCCCAGCGCCGACACTCCACCCGCCTCATAGTGGTAGATATGCGCCTCATCGCCGACAATCACCTCGGCGCCCCGCCGGCAGTGGCTCAGCATGGAAACGAGGTTACCCATCGTCCCGCTGGCCACCAGCAACGCGGCCTCCTTGCCCAGCAGCTCGGCGGCCAGGGCTTCGAGCCGGTTGACGCTAGGGTCTTCGGCCATGACATCGTCGCCCAGCTCGGCCTGGGCGATGGCCTGACGCATGGCCGGGCTGGGCAGGGTCACGGTGTCGCTGCGCAGATCGATCATATCGACCATAGACCTACCTCCGTCCTCGTAGCTTCCCGATCTGGCGCCGCTCACGCTTGGTTGGCCGGTGCGCCCCGTGGGGCCGAAACTGGGGCGGCACGAAAACGCTCCGCTCCTCGCGCGGCGGAGGCGGCGGCGAGTGA
This region includes:
- a CDS encoding CoA transferase, producing MNADSPPSAGPLSGIRVIECGVLLAAPFCARLLADFGAQVIKVEPPDQGDPMRATGQALLDGKSLWWPNIARNKRCITLNLRLPEGQDILRRLAAQADVVLENFRPGTFEGWGLGYEVLRERNPGLIFARVSGYGQTGPNRHKPGFAAVAEAFGGLRHSVGFPDRPPGRVGVSIGDSLAGMFSALGIMLALYHRDVNGGRGQVIDTALYEAVFAVMEGALTEYDKTGYVRTRTGTSLPGFAPSNLYPCRDGKWIIIAAQSDKLFERLCRVMGRADLLADPRFARAAARGENRDAIDAIVAGWTAEHELSALLPRLEAAIIPTGPVNSMADIAADPHFQARDMLLSLHDRLLGAIRMQGIVPKLSDTPGAARSVGPALGEHNHEVYQDLLGLQAEELAGLRERGVI
- the pspF gene encoding phage shock protein operon transcriptional activator, translated to MQDDRGAQTAGEVPHVGRTEAIGQSEIFLEFQERLSRIARVNRPALLIGERGSGKELAVSRLHYLSPRWQGPLLALNCAALAPSLIESELFGHEPGAFTGAVGRRAGRFEAADGGTLFLDEIGQLPLEVQEKILRVVEYGSFERVGGSQPIQADVRIIGATNADLAQLVRQGRFKPDLLDRLSFEVVFVPPLRERQSDILLLARHFAGRMAVELGRHAIPQFSPGAVAALEAYPWPGNIRELKNVVERAVSRSDDSQVAHVTEEAILFNPFRSPFEAGPQSGDKPAEPEAQHVETKPFTQAVQELEIALVRKALSRAKYNQRRAAESLGLTYHQFRGLCRKYGRAVRDAG
- a CDS encoding isoprenylcysteine carboxylmethyltransferase family protein; translated protein: MTTATETGNGPLQARRALWASGVFYVLIAFEFFYMASPFAAYFYAVYGPGLDWLQVSGTTSWLIQFFMPHLVEETRSVLIDGHESVGVVLSVGGLAGFALGAIQIYRAKLRREEAVMGGLYRHIRHPQYLALIVASLGMLLIWPRYLVLMLTVTVVFIYIALARAEEGRCLRQFPGYAAYMQRTGRFLPARFSLNIAVRFGDSRLARVAGWALSYVSVLGLALVLAFGIRVHTLNALHTHQTDEGVYVSVVEMTDEDLAAVATLARSAPEAQAAVGQNAAAELRRADGDVYFGDSDVSAARTGLRTCRSVRPQPRSLQGHLHPSRFRRRGTAPRRRHPLAGGQQEAAGGGPRGPEGQDRQRDLPATGRAVL
- a CDS encoding phosphotriesterase, giving the protein MPTIHTVTGTCTPEDLGFTLIHEHLTAGFPGWEFDNASFDRPGEMAKVVDKLKEIKALGVTSFVDPCPMELGRDPEFALEAAEKSGVQIIMATGLYNEALGIPPHFRSLDADAIAEVYERELTEGMNDTGIKPGIIKTATGGIPGMTETATDIAPCEETCLRAAARAHKATGAPILCHNDELGPLGRQTLDVFEDEGVDFNSVLIGHACGVGDMRYYFAILERGAWIGFDRFGVETIASDKMRLASLIGLLAVGFDRIMLSHDHVSCWLGRVSDDWQKFMDACPNWSYSHIMKNILPQLSKAGVSEGTIRTMTVDNPRSYFGG
- the pspA gene encoding phage shock protein PspA; its protein translation is MGVFSRLSDIISSNINAMLDRAEDPEKMVRLMIQEMEDTLVEIKASCAGAMAAKKRIQRDLEHVHTRVAGWEDKAQLAVSRGREDLAREALLEKRRYRERAAALEEELLHSGELIEQYQSDIAQLEDKLSAAREKQRLLVQRHIRAQKHKRAQADIRRFENSDAVLRFEQFESRVERLEAEAELVNVHRKPSLEEEFDRLEGDEEIERELASLKAAAAKRSADS
- a CDS encoding VOC family protein codes for the protein MLKGIDNVGVAVTDLARSVAFYEKLGFQKGDDYEADVKGCTMTSETAVLFLFQTRHSPQAVGREASLANNPPGLDHISFLVDDVKQSYAECRAKGISFLGEPEDQDWGARIAAFKDPDGNNLYFLQYL
- a CDS encoding PspC domain-containing protein, with amino-acid sequence MTSAPQSQTQLYRSRDGMVLGVCKGIADYFDFSLFRVRCVTFVVFLFSGLWAVGGLYLLAALLMKPAPVIPLQTSQEQEFYHSYAGSRGMALQRLKRSFDKLDRRIQRLEHLITSREHDWERRFHTS
- a CDS encoding TetR/AcrR family transcriptional regulator yields the protein MGTRRTNAERSEETRTALLAAARALFTERGYGATPTEAIVERARVTRGALYYHFKDKADLFYAVYTEIEGLMMQAVARSMAEAEGDEWQRILTAIDTFLDLCTAPDIQRVIYVDGPAVLNSALPNPTGLTLIHQSLERLQERGYIAAQPLGALARLWFGALVEGAFYIVQAADRPTAKAEVQHSIERLLTGLRITP
- a CDS encoding DUF2306 domain-containing protein; amino-acid sequence: MAALYALSPISWVHVIASLIALLLGGLLVGGQKGTASHRKRGKWYFYAMLVTNLTALLIYQFGSFFFPHWLAIITLVTVCIGYWAIATQAIRHWLAVHLTCMIVSYYMLWGATVNEAFLHIPSLRQLAEQADNPALGLAHLGVMLVFVAILIVSAVRTRNLGGTLMANPPVLKTRGTR
- the ltaE gene encoding low-specificity L-threonine aldolase, yielding MVDMIDLRSDTVTLPSPAMRQAIAQAELGDDVMAEDPSVNRLEALAAELLGKEAALLVASGTMGNLVSMLSHCRRGAEVIVGDEAHIYHYEAGGVSALGGCVFHPVPTGRFGELAVADLERAVRPAASDIHAAPAGVVCLENTHNRCGGTVLSASYLESVRMLADGFELPVHMDGSRIFNAAVARGCTVAELTRQVDSVQFCLSKGLAAPVGSLVCGRAAFIAQARRYRKMLGGGMRQAGIIAAAGIVALTDMVERLEEDHANARILAHGLAELPGLRLDLETVQTNLVIFRIADERIDETMLVARLADAGVRIGDLGRGRLRAVTHYGLTRRHIHDALRIIGTVWKELSG
- a CDS encoding envelope stress response membrane protein PspB, coding for MNAGTLAVLLIFGTGFVAVTGGLALAALKILKGSPRRDSQLDSEEARLMQELYQGLSRLEERIEALETLVLDQDRPHTKGDRP